One window from the genome of Alnus glutinosa chromosome 13, dhAlnGlut1.1, whole genome shotgun sequence encodes:
- the LOC133853833 gene encoding uncharacterized protein LOC133853833: MDVLDARIVANRVGNRRRRVLEAMDVPRSFGGHCHKEVQESLVAQSSSSKSDQFTWKSLWALTVPNAVKTFSWKACYEALPNKENLRKKKVLEDTSCPFCLREKETLIHAIWDCPAAQDMWGCNLSPFQKCSWEVFSFRELFERSIYSFDKDKVELLVYVARAIWFRRNKTLFEGFFTHLDEVFYGALKALAEYKDCQQMEFPHNSSASNLNQNAHRAVWCLPPSGFIKINWDAAKIKADAHLAETIAALGEVKFSTEAGFFDAICEWDATKVVADINSEPPYLSNTSHFIENIHMEKLRLRSCLFVFAPREANLAAHTLAKEAICNKNYMCWLEDVPSNISSIVFREASVSLDP, translated from the exons ATGGATGTGTTGGACGCAAGAATCGTAGCAAACAGAGTTGGCAATAGAAGGAGGAGAGTATTGGAAGCCATGGATGTTCCTCGCAGTTTTGGAGGCCACTGTCACAAG GAAGTACAGGAGTCTCTGGTAGCCCAAAGCTCTAGCTCAAAGTCAGATCAGTTTACTTGGAAGAGTTTATGGGCTCTGACTGTTCCAAATGCTGTGAAGACTTTTTCTTGGAAGGCATGTTATGAGGCGCTTCCTAATAAGGAAAATTTGcggaaaaaaaaggttttagagGATACCAGTTGCCCTTTCTGTTTGAGGGAAAAAGAAACATTAATTCATGCAATTTGGGATTGTCCTGCTGCTCAAGACATGTGGGGGTGTAATTTATCTCCTTTCCAAAAATGTAGCTGGGAGGTCTTTTCTTTTCGGGAGCTTTTTGAGCGCAGTATCTATAGCTTTGATAAGGATAAAGTGGAATTATTGGTCTATGTGGCCCGAGCTATTTGGTTCAGGAGGAACAAAACGTTGTTTGAAGGGTTTTTTACACACCTAGATGAAGTCTTTTATGGTGCCCTCAAAGCTTTGGCTGAATACAAAGATTGCCAACAGATGGAGTTTCCACACAATTCAAGTGCTTCCAACCTGAATCAAAATGCCCATCGTGCTGTTTGGTGTCTCCCTCCTTCAGgctttatcaaaataaattgggATGCTGCT AAAATAAAGGCTGATGCTCATCTTGCAGAGACTATTGCAGCATTAGGAGAGGTAAAATTCAGTACAGAGGCTGGTTTTTTTGACGCCATTTGTGAATGGGATGCAACAAAGGTTGTAGCAGATATTAATTCCGAGCCTCCCTACCTTTCTAATACTAGCCATTTCATTGAGAATATTCATATGGAGAAATTGAGGCTTCgctcttgtctttttgtttttgctcCTAGAGAGGCGAATTTGGCAGCCCATACTCTAGCAAAAGAGGCAATCTGTAATAAGAATTATATGTGTTGGCTGGAGGATGTTCCTAGTAATATTTCCAGCATTGTTTTTAGGGAAGCTTCTGTATCCCTAGATCCCTAG
- the LOC133853832 gene encoding protein FAR-RED IMPAIRED RESPONSE 1-like gives MDLSQLPLISHCENECSLTHEQVEDIVPIEIDPQNGMLDGNETVANEQLKDDSLVNCRSKHKLIDEEKNVKEPKEGMLFGSTEELLEYYRNYAKQEGFGVVQKKKKKNENGDVHYITLACARQGNASSSSSNSLSKPMKTSKTGCRATVSATLVDTVWYVTNVNLWHNHDLSPGKARYIRCHKKLDLATKRKLDIDDRAGIRTNKIYNSLAVEAGGYENLTFGEKECRNYIANSRRLRLGTGGATALRDYFDRMQKVDSDFYFEMDVDDEFRLKNGRAPRAIITDQDRAMKNAIKKVFPYARHRFCLWHILKKLPEKFGSNSQYKAIKSAIRSCVYNSQTCDEFDAKWQSVLECYNLEENAWLHDLYSERSFWVPAYLNSIFWAGMTTTQRSESMNAFFDGYVQSSTSLKEFVDQYDNALRRKVEVENVADFDSFHTTISCVSRYPFEKQFQKMYTHAKFKEVQKEISEIMYCGCSCLESEGGINTYQVIEKVEISDSYIKKVCFTVYYNGLSCDVNCSCHLFEARGILCRHAMSVLTICEVVKLLPDKYFLNRWRKDLERPYKLIKSSYDSLSGNPTVDRYAELSKNMLKLAAIVAPNVDHCTEVQNYVDMLTNKFSGPRCEQSPSSQSLPSAKLLPSASMTMTGDGVEVCSPLVAHTKGRKPSNRKVSAVEKAVKKSKSSNKSATNPNQQKKQQRKKNRYENI, from the exons ATGGACTTATCACAACTGCCCTTGATTTCACATTGCGAAAATGAATGTTCGTTGACACATGAACAAGTTGAAGATATTGTTCCCATTGAAAtagaccctcaaaatggtatgtt GGATGGAAATGAAACTGTAGCTAATGAACAGTTGAAAGATGATAGTTTGGTCAATTGTCGTTCCAAGCACAAGCTTatagatgaagaaaaaaatgttaaggAACCTAAGGAGGGTATGTTATTTGGCTCCACAGAGGAACTTCTTGAATATTATAGAAATTATGCGAAGCAagagggttttggtgtggtgcagaagaagaaaaaaaagaatgaaaatggaGATGTACATTACATCACTTTAGCATGTGCTCGTCAAGGCAACGCATCATCCAGCTCAAGCAATAGCCTTTCCAAACCAATGAAAACAAGCAAAACGGGGTGTAGGGCTACTGTGAGTGCAACATTAGTGGATACAGTGTGGTATGTGACTAATGTAAATCTATGGCATAATCACGATTTAAGCCCGGGCAAAGCGAGATATATTAGATGTCACAAGAAGTTGGATCTTGCTACAAAGAGAAAGCTTGATATAGATGATAGAGCTGGAATTCGAACAAATAAGATCTATAACTCGCTAGCCGTTGAAGCTGGGGGATACGAGAATCTcacatttggagagaaagaatgTCGCAATTATATTGCGAACTCAAGACGTCTTCGCCTTGGCACAGGAGGTGCTACAGCACTTCGTGACTACTTCGATAGAATGCAGAAAGTGGATAGTGATTTCTACTTTGAAATGGATGTGGATGATGAGTTTAGgctaaaaaat GGCCGTGCGCCAAGGGCAATTATAACAGATCAAGACAgagctatgaaaaatgcaattaaaaagGTTTTTCCATATGCCCGAcataggttttgtttatggcacATACTAAAAAAACTTCCAGAAAAGTTTGGATCAAATTCACAGTACAAAGCCATTAAGAGTGCCATACGAAGTTGTGTGTATAATTCTCAAACATGTGATGAGTTTGATGCTAAATGGCAGAGTGTACTTGAGTGTTATAATCTGGAGGAGAATGCATGGCTGCATGATTTATACAGTGAACGGAGTTTCTGGGTACCAGCATATTTGAATAGTATATTTTGGGCTGGCATGACTACCACGCAGCGTAGTGAGAGTATGAAtgcattttttgatggttatgtgcaATCGTCTACCTCATTGAAAGAATTTGTGGATCAATACGATAACGCTTTGCGTAGGAAGGTTGAGGTTGAGAATGTCGCTGATTTCGATTCTTTTCATACCACGATTTCATGTGTAAGCAGGTATCCCTTTGAGaagcaatttcaaaaaatgtacACACatgcaaagttcaaagaagttcaaAAGGAGATTTCAGAGATTATGTATTGTGGTTGCTCTTGTTTAGAAAGTGAAGGTGGAATTAATACCTACCAGGTGATTGAaaaggtagaaattagtgattCCTACATTAAGAAAGTATGCTTCACTGTTTACTATAATGGACTTTCATGTGACGTGAACTGTAGTTGTCATTTGTTTGAAGCAAGAGGAATTTTGTGCAGACATGCCATGTCTGTACTGACTATATGTGAAGTTGTGAAATTGTTGCCCGATAAATACTTTCTAAACCGATGGAGGAAGGATTTGGAGCGGCCATATAAATTAATCAAAAGTAGTTATGATTCTTTGAGTGGCAACCCTACTGTAGATCGATATGCTGAACTGAGCAAAAATATGTTGAAGTTAGCCGCAATCGTAGCACCAAACGTGGACCATTGCACGGAAGTGCAAAATTATGTTGATATGTTAACTAATAAATTTAGTGGTCCAAGATGTGAACAAAGTCCATCTTCCCAATCACTTCCAAGTGCAAAATTGCTCCCAAGTGCGTCTATGACTATGACTGGTGATGGAGTAGAGGTGTGTAGTCCTCTCGTGGCTCATACTAAAGGGAGAAAACCATCGAACAGAAAGGTGTCCGCAGTTGAAAAAGCGGTCAAAAAGTCAAAATCATCAAACAAGAGTGCCACAAATCCCAATCAGCAGAAGAAACAGCAGAGGAAAAAAAACAGGtatgaaaatatttga